One region of Baekduia soli genomic DNA includes:
- a CDS encoding HD-GYP domain-containing protein, producing the protein MARRSVFALQAALFVAAITAAVLTSRASDWHPIGLVVGLLPLMVLSEALAIETKSLRLSGGFIVVVLATALLGPAPALALQMVALTVDAIRRPLPRDLRLANLCSGSVYPIVGALLVRALGLPTANDLDFALGVFAVFFVTNTVNFSTIAIPFSITHGVSLRKQVVTAFLPMLPAEALAGALTVTIAVTYRAVGATALAALFIVLFLFQVLTRELLLSQRRAEELETRSTQLASLQVGVLSAMLQTLSLRDRMTARHSAAVARYARAIAAEIGCSEIEQELVHTAGLLHDIGKFAFPDRILLANRKLDDDDWNIVRTHPYQGARLVRRIDGYGPVAEIILAHHERIDGRGYPRGLVGEEIPIFARMISIADTYDVMTARDSYRTPVPQAEAFAELRRVSGAQLDGDLVEVFIGILGRRDLTFQHTTDADFEHELDFDRRVLGYSLPLAA; encoded by the coding sequence ATGGCGCGTCGGTCCGTGTTTGCGCTGCAGGCAGCGCTCTTCGTGGCGGCGATCACCGCCGCGGTCTTGACCTCCCGTGCGTCCGACTGGCACCCCATCGGACTGGTGGTCGGCCTCCTGCCGCTCATGGTCCTCAGCGAGGCGCTGGCGATCGAGACGAAGTCGCTGCGCCTGTCGGGCGGCTTCATCGTCGTCGTGCTGGCCACCGCGCTGCTCGGCCCGGCGCCGGCGCTCGCGCTGCAGATGGTCGCCCTGACCGTCGACGCCATCCGGCGCCCGCTGCCCCGCGACCTGCGCCTCGCCAACCTCTGCTCGGGGTCGGTCTACCCGATCGTCGGCGCGCTGCTGGTCCGGGCCCTGGGCCTGCCCACCGCCAACGACCTCGACTTCGCCCTCGGCGTCTTCGCGGTCTTCTTCGTCACCAACACGGTCAACTTCTCGACGATCGCGATCCCGTTCAGCATCACCCACGGGGTCTCGCTGCGCAAGCAGGTCGTCACGGCGTTCCTGCCCATGCTCCCGGCCGAGGCGCTCGCCGGGGCCCTGACCGTCACGATCGCGGTGACCTACCGCGCCGTCGGAGCCACCGCGCTGGCCGCGCTGTTCATCGTCCTGTTCCTCTTCCAGGTCCTCACGCGCGAGCTCCTGCTCTCCCAGCGCCGCGCCGAGGAGCTCGAGACGCGGTCGACCCAGCTGGCCTCCCTGCAGGTCGGGGTGCTGAGCGCGATGCTCCAGACGCTCTCGCTGCGCGACCGCATGACCGCGCGCCACTCGGCCGCCGTCGCGCGCTACGCCCGGGCCATCGCCGCCGAGATCGGCTGCTCGGAGATCGAGCAGGAGCTCGTCCACACCGCCGGCCTGCTGCACGACATCGGCAAGTTCGCGTTCCCCGACCGGATCCTGCTCGCCAACCGCAAGCTCGACGACGACGACTGGAACATCGTCCGCACGCACCCCTACCAGGGAGCGCGCCTCGTCCGGCGGATCGACGGCTACGGACCGGTCGCCGAGATCATCCTGGCCCATCACGAGCGCATCGACGGCCGGGGCTACCCCCGTGGCCTCGTCGGCGAGGAGATCCCGATCTTCGCGCGGATGATCTCCATCGCCGACACCTACGACGTCATGACCGCGCGCGACTCCTACCGCACGCCGGTCCCCCAGGCCGAGGCCTTCGCCGAGCTGCGCCGCGTCTCGGGCGCCCAGCTGGACGGCGACCTCGTCGAGGTCTTCATCGGCATCCTCGGCCGGCGCGACCTGACGTTCCAGCACACCACCGACGCCGACTTCGAGCACGAGCTCGACTTCGACCGCCGCGTGCTGGGCTACTCGCTGCCCCTCGCGGCCTAG
- a CDS encoding bifunctional anthranilate synthase component I family protein/class IV aminotransferase → MVRALWTDERSAQLEQRLQTLGDRLRAGVGAPRRVRTGRWSATPSAAGHARAVEACRERIAAGDLFQANLALRLRATVYEGRPADMFARGVEALAPDRAAFVGDGDRAVASLSPELFVTRRGDEVATAPIKGTRPRRSDPGDDAAQRAALRASAKDRAENVMIVDLMRNDLGRVCTPGTVRVGALAEVRPHAGVWHLVSEVSGRRRAGTGDAELVRAMFPPGSVTGAPKLAAMDVISALESTERQAFCGAIGLASPVAGLELSVAIRTFEFDGPHAWLDVGGGVVADSDPAEEAAECLAKARPLLAALGAGPPAAVAVRDGTVGDAAAVPVPPRLGARPRRRPDPAAGVFETLLVRDGIAVAARRHLARLAASAEALYGLALPSGLAALVDHAAVEHGGPCRLRVRLAADGAVALEAGPLPSPAGPLVLEPVCLPGGIGAHKWQDRRLLEGLEAVALPATVLLVDLDGLVLETARSCMFAVRDDELVTPPLDGRILPGVTRARVLEAARAAGVAASERPLHLDELRHSDAAFAVNALRGVQPVAAVDGTHLGRPGDRVRTVIERYPQLW, encoded by the coding sequence GTGGTTCGAGCGCTGTGGACCGACGAGCGCTCGGCGCAGCTGGAGCAGCGCCTGCAGACGCTGGGCGACCGGCTCCGCGCCGGAGTGGGCGCGCCGCGGCGGGTCCGGACCGGCCGGTGGTCGGCGACGCCGTCGGCCGCGGGCCATGCACGGGCCGTGGAGGCCTGCCGCGAGCGGATCGCGGCCGGCGACCTGTTCCAGGCCAACCTCGCCCTGCGCCTGCGCGCGACGGTGTACGAAGGCCGCCCGGCCGACATGTTCGCGCGCGGCGTCGAGGCGCTCGCGCCCGACCGCGCCGCGTTCGTCGGCGACGGCGACCGCGCCGTCGCGAGTCTGTCGCCCGAGCTGTTCGTCACGCGCCGGGGCGATGAGGTGGCGACGGCGCCCATCAAGGGCACGCGCCCACGGCGGTCGGACCCCGGCGACGACGCGGCGCAGCGCGCCGCGCTCCGGGCGTCGGCCAAGGACCGGGCCGAGAACGTGATGATCGTCGACCTCATGCGCAACGACCTGGGACGCGTGTGCACGCCGGGGACGGTCCGGGTCGGCGCGCTGGCCGAGGTCCGCCCGCACGCCGGCGTCTGGCACCTGGTCTCCGAGGTGTCCGGCCGCCGCCGCGCGGGCACCGGCGACGCCGAGCTCGTCCGGGCGATGTTCCCGCCGGGGTCGGTGACCGGCGCGCCGAAGCTCGCGGCCATGGACGTCATCTCGGCGCTGGAGAGCACGGAGCGCCAGGCGTTCTGCGGGGCGATCGGGCTCGCCTCGCCCGTGGCCGGCCTCGAGCTCAGCGTGGCGATCCGGACATTCGAGTTCGACGGGCCTCACGCCTGGCTCGACGTCGGGGGCGGCGTCGTCGCGGACTCCGACCCGGCCGAGGAGGCGGCGGAGTGCCTCGCCAAGGCGCGACCGCTGCTGGCGGCGCTCGGCGCCGGGCCGCCGGCGGCCGTGGCGGTCCGTGACGGGACGGTCGGTGACGCGGCGGCGGTGCCGGTGCCGCCGCGGCTGGGCGCCCGGCCGCGGCGGCGCCCCGACCCGGCCGCGGGCGTCTTCGAGACGCTCCTGGTCCGCGACGGGATCGCCGTGGCGGCACGGCGCCATCTCGCGCGCCTGGCGGCGAGCGCCGAGGCGCTGTACGGCCTGGCGCTGCCGAGCGGTCTGGCGGCGCTGGTCGATCACGCGGCCGTCGAGCACGGGGGCCCGTGCCGGCTGCGCGTCCGGCTGGCCGCCGACGGCGCGGTCGCGCTGGAGGCCGGGCCCCTGCCGTCTCCGGCCGGCCCGCTCGTGCTCGAGCCCGTCTGTCTGCCGGGCGGGATCGGCGCCCACAAGTGGCAGGACCGCCGGCTCCTGGAGGGGCTCGAGGCGGTCGCGCTCCCGGCCACGGTGCTCCTGGTCGACCTCGACGGCCTCGTGCTCGAGACGGCCCGCTCGTGCATGTTCGCGGTCCGGGACGATGAGCTCGTGACCCCGCCGCTGGACGGCCGCATCCTGCCCGGCGTGACCCGCGCGCGCGTCCTCGAGGCCGCCCGGGCGGCCGGCGTCGCGGCCTCCGAGCGCCCGCTGCACCTCGACGAGCTGCGCCACAGCGATGCGGCCTTCGCCGTCAACGCGCTGCGCGGCGTCCAGCCCGTCGCGGCGGTGGACGGGACGCACCTCGGGCGACCCGGCGACCGGGTGCGGACGGTCATCGAGCGGTACCCACAGCTGTGGTAG
- a CDS encoding helicase-related protein: protein MELAAQADRLAWLARRLPELPGSGIIYTLTKRDADIVATWLTGQGIAAEAYSGEIETEQRIAVEERLLRNELKAVVATSALGMGYDKPDLGFVVHYQAPGSVIAYYQQVGRAGRGIDRAEVVLLRGAEDRRIQDFFIEQAFPRREVVDRVLEHLDAVAGDGASTQELMAQVNLGRGRIEGLLKVLDVEGAVDRSGSRWILRPGAGWNYDAERYARITELRRREQAAMAAFGADGRCLMRALQEELDDPDPQDCGRCSVCTGPRWDGPLDPALVREASRHLRSRPIVLEVKKMAPEADGRLKKIPEVVRAEEGRALARMGDGGWDPLVRSGRAAGRFDDELVAAAAEAVRAWQVGVSWVTAVPSLRSGALVPDLAQRLAVALGLAYEDVLERVADGPPQREMANAPQQVANVRGAFAVRGAPPSGSCLLVDDLRFSGWTLAMLAGQLRRKGAGPVFPFALATAF, encoded by the coding sequence GTGGAGCTGGCCGCCCAGGCCGACCGGCTGGCGTGGCTGGCGCGCCGGCTCCCCGAGCTGCCGGGCTCGGGGATCATCTACACGCTGACCAAGCGCGACGCCGACATCGTGGCGACGTGGCTCACGGGGCAGGGGATTGCCGCCGAGGCCTACAGCGGGGAGATCGAGACCGAGCAGCGCATCGCCGTCGAGGAGCGCCTGCTGCGCAACGAGCTCAAGGCCGTGGTGGCCACCAGCGCACTGGGGATGGGCTACGACAAACCCGACCTGGGGTTCGTCGTCCACTACCAGGCGCCGGGCTCGGTCATCGCCTACTACCAGCAGGTCGGCCGCGCCGGGCGCGGCATCGACCGCGCGGAGGTCGTGCTCCTGCGCGGCGCCGAGGACCGGCGTATCCAGGACTTCTTCATCGAGCAGGCCTTTCCCCGCCGCGAGGTCGTGGACCGCGTGCTCGAGCACCTCGACGCCGTCGCCGGCGACGGGGCGTCGACGCAGGAGCTCATGGCGCAGGTCAACCTCGGACGGGGGCGCATCGAGGGGCTGCTCAAGGTCCTCGACGTCGAGGGTGCGGTCGATCGCAGCGGCTCCCGCTGGATCCTGCGGCCCGGCGCCGGATGGAACTACGACGCCGAGCGCTACGCGCGCATCACCGAGCTGCGCCGGCGCGAGCAGGCCGCGATGGCGGCGTTCGGCGCCGATGGCCGGTGCCTCATGCGGGCGCTGCAGGAGGAGCTCGATGACCCCGACCCGCAGGACTGCGGGCGCTGCTCGGTGTGCACCGGGCCCCGGTGGGACGGCCCGCTGGACCCCGCCCTCGTCCGGGAGGCGTCACGGCATCTGCGCTCGCGGCCCATCGTGCTCGAGGTCAAGAAGATGGCGCCGGAGGCCGATGGCCGCCTCAAGAAGATCCCGGAGGTCGTGCGGGCCGAGGAGGGGCGCGCGCTGGCGCGCATGGGCGACGGCGGCTGGGATCCGCTGGTCCGCTCGGGCCGGGCCGCAGGGCGCTTTGATGACGAGCTGGTCGCCGCGGCAGCCGAGGCGGTCCGGGCGTGGCAGGTCGGTGTGAGCTGGGTCACGGCGGTGCCCTCCCTCCGTAGCGGCGCCCTGGTGCCGGACCTGGCCCAGCGCCTGGCGGTCGCGCTCGGCCTGGCCTACGAGGACGTGCTCGAGCGCGTGGCCGACGGCCCGCCGCAGCGCGAGATGGCCAACGCCCCGCAGCAGGTCGCCAACGTCCGTGGCGCGTTCGCCGTGCGCGGCGCGCCGCCCTCGGGGTCGTGCCTGCTCGTCGACGACCTGCGGTTCAGCGGCTGGACCCTGGCGATGCTCGCCGGGCAGCTGCGGCGCAAGGGCGCGGGGCCGGTGTTCCCGTTCGCGCTGGCCACGGCGTTCTGA
- a CDS encoding DEAD/DEAH box helicase, with product MSTATDTRAEQLLQTLAGPEAGFREHQLEAVRDLVEDHARVLCVQRTGWGKSAVYFVATALLRERGAGPTLIVSPLLALMRNQIDAARRLGLSAHTINSTNRESWEEVSRLLSEDAVDLLLISPERLNNPQFRETMLPVFAARVGLLVVDEAHCISDWGHDFRPTTAASATCCGRCPTASGCCAPLPPPTTGSWPTSPSSCRPAASAPGCGPTAARSGARACASRSWSWPPRPTGWRGWRAGSPSCRARGSSTR from the coding sequence ATGAGCACCGCGACCGACACCCGCGCCGAGCAGCTGCTGCAGACCCTGGCTGGGCCCGAGGCCGGGTTCCGCGAGCATCAGCTCGAGGCGGTGCGCGACCTCGTCGAGGACCACGCGCGCGTGCTCTGCGTGCAGCGGACGGGCTGGGGGAAGTCGGCGGTGTACTTCGTGGCCACGGCGCTGCTGCGCGAGCGTGGTGCGGGCCCGACGCTCATCGTCTCGCCGCTGCTCGCCCTCATGCGCAACCAGATCGATGCCGCCCGGCGGCTCGGCCTGTCGGCCCACACGATCAACTCGACCAACCGCGAGTCCTGGGAGGAGGTCTCGCGGCTGCTGTCCGAGGACGCCGTCGACCTGCTGCTCATCAGCCCGGAGCGGCTCAACAACCCGCAGTTCCGCGAGACCATGCTGCCGGTGTTCGCCGCGCGCGTGGGTCTGCTCGTGGTCGACGAGGCGCACTGCATCAGCGACTGGGGCCACGACTTCCGCCCGACTACCGCCGCATCGGCGACATGCTGCGGGCGCTGCCCGACGGCGTCGGGGTGCTGTGCACCACTGCCACCGCCAACGACCGGGTCGTGGCCGACGTCGCCGAGCAGCTGCAGGCCGGCCGCGAGCGCGCCGGGCTGCGGACCTACCGCGGCGCGCTCGGGCGCTCGAGCCTGCGCTTCGAGGTCGTGGAGCTGGCCGCCCAGGCCGACCGGCTGGCGTGGCTGGCGCGCCGGCTCCCCGAGCTGCCGGGCTCGGGGATCATCTACACGCTGA
- a CDS encoding PhzF family phenazine biosynthesis protein, with the protein MPAPDTPDVLRLAAFTDRPDGGNPAGVVLDASGLRGDRMQAIATAVGYSETAFLTARDDGSLDARYFSPEAEVPFCGHATIAAAVAVAGVRGPGRLVLHTLAGDVPVRTKRDGGVVTATLTSVTPEVGPVPGADLATALDALRWAPRDLDPDLPPRIAFAGARHLVLAAGSRARLADLDYDFAALRTYMAARDLTTVDLVWREDPLTFHARNPFPVGGVVEDPATGAAAAALGAYLRALGAVTPPARVTIHQGEDLGRPSLLTVDIDAGSGGIEVTGTAVAIA; encoded by the coding sequence ATGCCCGCTCCCGACACCCCCGACGTCCTGCGGCTCGCCGCGTTCACCGACCGTCCCGACGGTGGCAACCCCGCCGGCGTGGTCCTCGACGCCAGCGGGCTCCGCGGCGACCGCATGCAGGCCATCGCGACCGCCGTCGGCTACTCGGAGACCGCGTTCCTGACCGCTCGCGACGACGGCTCGCTCGACGCCCGCTACTTCAGCCCGGAGGCGGAGGTCCCGTTCTGCGGGCACGCCACGATCGCCGCCGCGGTGGCGGTCGCCGGGGTGCGCGGACCGGGGCGGCTGGTCCTGCACACCCTCGCCGGGGACGTCCCGGTGCGCACAAAGCGCGATGGCGGCGTGGTCACCGCGACGCTGACGAGCGTGACGCCGGAGGTCGGCCCGGTCCCCGGCGCCGACCTGGCGACGGCGCTCGACGCGCTGCGCTGGGCACCCCGGGACCTCGACCCGGACCTGCCGCCGCGGATCGCGTTCGCCGGCGCGCGCCATCTCGTGCTGGCCGCCGGCTCACGGGCGCGCCTGGCCGACCTCGACTACGACTTCGCCGCCCTGAGGACGTACATGGCCGCTCGCGACCTGACGACCGTCGATCTCGTCTGGCGCGAGGACCCGCTCACGTTCCACGCCCGCAACCCGTTCCCGGTCGGCGGCGTGGTCGAGGACCCCGCGACGGGCGCTGCTGCGGCGGCGCTCGGGGCCTACCTGCGCGCGCTCGGCGCTGTGACACCCCCGGCCCGCGTCACCATCCACCAGGGCGAGGACCTCGGGCGCCCGAGCCTGCTGACCGTCGACATCGACGCCGGGAGCGGCGGCATCGAGGTCACGGGCACCGCGGTGGCGATCGCGTGA
- a CDS encoding RNA polymerase sigma factor, which yields MPATARGRADAADHDLVRAVRAGDDRAFERLYQRYHRRISAYLYGMVRDHGRAEDLTQEVFVAALRRMRQTTQPIAFKPWIYEIAKNAGIDAFRRGRRSEEVSYDAQEALGAADLGRLASPAPGPDAAVDAKQRLSDLCGAFGGLSPTHHQILVMRELEGLSYREIGERLGLSRAAVESTLFRARRRLTEEYSELVTGERCLVVRAAVGRAGTTGAAALSGREERRVGSHLAQCTPCRREAQLAGLDVTALMRGRTRSRLAALLPLPAFLRRRLGGTDAPDGGHADAAGTGVAQHGTSLTQASLAAAQYGDSAGAGWVKAAAAVAALALTGVGAGAVVQHDTGAARAAAAQPTGGPGGAAGSSGAGARAAAAVAATSARTPAGRAGAGSGSATRPATAPGASQGSAGADPGTGAGAGGSAPSAASGAASTGSSARPAGHDSTPSVLTGALGGAGSSGGGTQPLVDPDPVALLQPPASAPATAGQVVSHVTDAAGATIGGTAGQVVEDTGQAVGQTVDQTVDAGQAAGQAAGAVAQGAAGQVGQTVAEVKGTVGTAGAQAVQGATGAVAGTAGKTVDGVTGTVSGLLGGS from the coding sequence GTGCCCGCGACCGCAAGGGGTCGCGCCGACGCTGCCGATCACGATCTGGTCCGCGCCGTCCGCGCCGGCGACGATCGCGCGTTCGAGCGGCTGTATCAGCGCTACCACCGCCGGATCTCCGCCTACCTCTACGGGATGGTGCGCGACCACGGGCGCGCCGAGGACCTCACCCAGGAGGTCTTCGTCGCGGCGCTTCGGCGCATGCGCCAGACGACGCAGCCCATCGCGTTCAAGCCGTGGATCTACGAGATCGCCAAGAACGCCGGCATCGACGCGTTCCGCCGCGGACGCCGCTCCGAAGAGGTCTCCTACGACGCACAGGAGGCCCTCGGTGCGGCCGACCTGGGCCGGCTGGCCAGCCCGGCGCCCGGGCCCGACGCGGCCGTGGACGCCAAGCAGCGGCTCTCAGACCTGTGTGGCGCGTTCGGTGGGCTCTCGCCGACCCATCACCAGATCCTCGTCATGCGTGAGCTCGAGGGCCTGTCGTACCGGGAGATCGGCGAGCGCCTCGGGCTCTCACGCGCAGCGGTGGAGTCCACGCTGTTCCGCGCGCGCCGCCGCCTGACCGAGGAGTACTCCGAGCTCGTGACCGGTGAGCGCTGCCTGGTGGTTCGGGCGGCCGTCGGGCGCGCGGGCACGACGGGCGCGGCGGCGCTGTCGGGCCGGGAGGAGCGCCGGGTCGGCAGCCACCTCGCGCAGTGCACGCCCTGTCGCCGCGAGGCCCAGCTTGCGGGCCTGGACGTGACGGCTCTGATGCGCGGGCGCACGCGGTCGCGGCTGGCGGCGCTGCTGCCGCTGCCTGCGTTCCTGCGGCGCCGGCTCGGCGGGACCGACGCGCCCGACGGCGGTCACGCCGATGCCGCCGGGACAGGGGTCGCGCAGCACGGGACATCCCTCACGCAGGCCTCGCTGGCCGCCGCCCAGTACGGGGACTCCGCCGGTGCCGGCTGGGTCAAGGCCGCCGCGGCCGTCGCCGCGCTCGCCCTCACGGGCGTGGGCGCGGGCGCCGTGGTCCAGCACGACACCGGCGCCGCGCGCGCGGCGGCGGCGCAGCCCACCGGCGGGCCGGGCGGCGCCGCCGGATCGTCCGGTGCCGGGGCGCGGGCCGCTGCGGCGGTCGCCGCCACGAGCGCACGGACCCCCGCCGGCCGCGCCGGCGCGGGGTCGGGCAGCGCGACGCGGCCCGCGACGGCGCCGGGCGCGTCCCAGGGGTCTGCGGGCGCCGATCCGGGCACGGGCGCCGGCGCCGGGGGGTCCGCGCCGAGCGCCGCCTCCGGGGCGGCCTCGACGGGGTCGTCGGCGCGTCCGGCCGGCCACGACAGCACGCCGTCGGTGCTCACGGGCGCGCTGGGTGGCGCGGGGTCCTCGGGCGGCGGCACGCAGCCGCTGGTCGATCCCGACCCGGTCGCGCTGCTGCAGCCGCCGGCCTCGGCACCGGCGACGGCGGGGCAGGTCGTCTCCCACGTCACCGACGCGGCCGGAGCCACCATCGGCGGCACCGCCGGCCAGGTCGTCGAGGACACGGGCCAGGCGGTGGGCCAGACCGTCGACCAGACCGTCGACGCGGGCCAGGCGGCGGGCCAGGCCGCCGGCGCGGTCGCCCAGGGCGCCGCCGGCCAGGTCGGCCAGACGGTCGCCGAGGTCAAGGGCACCGTCGGCACCGCGGGTGCGCAGGCCGTCCAGGGCGCGACGGGCGCGGTCGCAGGCACCGCCGGGAAGACCGTCGACGGGGTCACCGGAACCGTGAGTGGGCTGCTCGGGGGCTCGTGA
- a CDS encoding Nif3-like dinuclear metal center hexameric protein, with protein MPSPRALTDHLDALLEIDDFRDYGPNGLQVPANADVQTVVTGVSAHVDLFSAAAQEGADLIVVHHGLFWRGQPLEVTAPMYRRLRLLFDHDMALAAYHLPLDAHPRHGNNALLAEGLGGLRPRPFAASEGRDIGVRVEFDGDGLGLAELTDRVRDLVGGREPLVVDGGPERIRSLGIVSGGGTDYVHEAVALGLDAFLTGEPAERAFGIARDEGIHFLAAGHHATETFGVRRLGDLLADEFGVRHVFVDVPNPI; from the coding sequence ATGCCGAGCCCCAGAGCCCTGACCGACCACCTCGACGCGCTGCTCGAGATCGACGACTTCCGCGACTACGGCCCCAACGGTCTGCAGGTACCCGCCAACGCCGATGTCCAGACCGTCGTGACCGGCGTCTCGGCCCACGTGGACCTCTTCTCCGCCGCCGCGCAGGAGGGCGCCGACCTCATCGTCGTCCACCACGGGCTGTTCTGGCGAGGTCAGCCGCTGGAGGTGACCGCGCCGATGTACCGCCGCCTGCGCCTGCTCTTCGACCACGACATGGCGCTGGCCGCCTATCACCTGCCGCTGGACGCCCACCCCCGCCACGGCAACAACGCGCTGCTGGCCGAGGGCCTCGGCGGCCTGCGCCCGCGCCCGTTCGCCGCCAGCGAGGGCCGCGACATCGGCGTCCGCGTCGAGTTCGACGGCGACGGGCTCGGCCTGGCGGAGCTGACCGACCGCGTCCGGGATCTCGTCGGCGGCCGCGAGCCGCTCGTCGTGGACGGCGGGCCCGAGCGCATCCGCAGCCTCGGCATCGTGTCCGGCGGCGGGACCGACTACGTGCACGAGGCGGTCGCCCTGGGGCTCGACGCGTTCCTGACCGGCGAGCCGGCCGAGCGGGCGTTCGGCATCGCCCGCGACGAGGGCATCCACTTCCTCGCCGCCGGCCACCACGCCACCGAGACCTTCGGCGTCCGCCGCCTCGGCGACCTGCTCGCCGACGAGTTCGGTGTGCGGCACGTCTTCGTCGATGTGCCCAACCCGATCTGA
- the pdxR gene encoding MocR-like pyridoxine biosynthesis transcription factor PdxR, translating to MDRSGARPLREQLEQQLRDGIRRGVLHAGTPLPSTRALAAELGISRGVVVEAYAQLAAEGFLVSRAGAVTRVAHVERHEPSPPAVPGPPRSVRFDFRVEAADLSAFPRRAWLAALRDALHDAPDAALGYGDRAGVPALRATLAAYLGRARGVAAEPERIVVCTGMTQAVAVLARALRRSGVGRVGVEDPGFPVHRRVLAREGLAVVPVPVDRDGLVVQALEGADVGAVLITPSHQYPLGMALAPERRAGVVEWAVRRGAWILEDDYDGEYRFDREPVGALQALAPGHVVYLGTASKTLAPGLRLGWAVLPEGLAEAVTEAKALADSGSPQIDQLALARFIERGDLDRHLRRMRGRYRRRRDLLVGALERHLPAVVVEGLPAGLHVTARLPGAWALGPLLARAWERGVGLHGFEHGGVSRLMLGYANIPEASVAGGVRALAGIATGSGAPATS from the coding sequence GTGGACCGCTCCGGAGCACGGCCGCTGCGCGAGCAGCTCGAGCAGCAGCTGCGCGACGGCATCCGCCGCGGCGTGCTCCACGCGGGCACCCCGCTGCCGTCGACGCGGGCGCTCGCCGCCGAGCTCGGGATCTCCCGCGGCGTCGTCGTCGAGGCCTACGCCCAACTGGCCGCGGAGGGCTTTCTCGTGTCCCGCGCCGGGGCGGTCACGCGCGTCGCGCACGTCGAGCGCCACGAGCCGTCGCCGCCCGCCGTTCCGGGTCCGCCGCGCTCGGTCCGGTTCGACTTCCGGGTCGAGGCCGCCGACCTGTCGGCCTTCCCGCGGCGCGCCTGGCTGGCGGCGCTGCGCGACGCGCTGCACGACGCGCCCGACGCCGCCCTGGGCTACGGGGACCGCGCGGGGGTGCCCGCGCTGCGCGCGACGCTGGCGGCGTACCTCGGGCGCGCACGCGGCGTGGCCGCCGAGCCCGAGCGGATCGTGGTGTGCACGGGCATGACCCAGGCGGTGGCGGTGCTGGCGCGCGCGCTGCGCCGCAGCGGCGTCGGGCGCGTGGGCGTCGAGGACCCGGGCTTCCCGGTGCATCGCCGGGTCCTCGCGCGCGAGGGGCTGGCGGTCGTCCCGGTCCCCGTCGACCGCGACGGCCTGGTCGTGCAGGCGCTGGAGGGCGCCGATGTCGGCGCGGTCCTCATCACGCCCTCGCACCAGTACCCGCTCGGCATGGCGCTGGCGCCGGAGCGGCGCGCGGGGGTCGTGGAGTGGGCGGTGCGCCGGGGGGCCTGGATCCTCGAGGACGACTACGACGGCGAGTACCGCTTCGACCGCGAGCCCGTCGGGGCGCTGCAGGCGCTGGCGCCCGGCCACGTCGTCTACCTCGGGACGGCGTCCAAGACGCTCGCGCCCGGCCTGCGCCTGGGCTGGGCCGTGCTGCCCGAGGGGCTGGCGGAGGCGGTGACCGAGGCCAAGGCGCTCGCGGACTCCGGCAGCCCGCAGATCGACCAGCTGGCCCTCGCGCGGTTCATCGAGCGCGGCGACCTCGACCGGCACCTGCGGCGCATGCGCGGCCGCTACCGCCGCCGCCGCGACCTCCTGGTCGGCGCGCTCGAGCGCCACCTGCCGGCCGTCGTGGTCGAGGGGCTGCCGGCGGGGCTGCACGTGACGGCGCGCCTGCCCGGCGCCTGGGCGCTCGGGCCGCTGCTGGCCCGGGCCTGGGAGCGCGGCGTCGGCCTGCACGGGTTCGAGCACGGCGGGGTGTCCCGGCTCATGCTCGGCTACGCCAACATCCCGGAGGCCTCCGTCGCCGGCGGGGTGCGGGCGCTGGCCGGGATCGCGACGGGCTCCGGGGCGCCGGCGACGTCCTAG